A segment of the Zingiber officinale cultivar Zhangliang chromosome 8B, Zo_v1.1, whole genome shotgun sequence genome:
AGTACTCCAATGTCAGTTGTGTCTCTTTTGCATGTCAATGGGGATGCTAGCATCACATTCAAATAGTCATACATATCTGTAAATCAAATATAAATAGATAATGTTCACAAAAGACAGCCTCTATCATCATTTGAGGAAGGTGCCCGTCAACAAAAATGAGAAATCAATTAATTCATTGTTTGAGTGTTGTGAACTCTATCTGTTACTATAAGAAGCATATTACATTAGTTAGTGAGACAAGAGAAAAAAAGGGTATTCTTCAATGTGTAAGTCAAAACTTTCCTGAGGTTGTTTTTAGGTGCAGAACTTTGTGATATGTTAATAGCTTGAATGTTTTGTCAGtgttatatattttctttgaacatATTTTTAACTGAATTTTGATTCGGAAAATGGTGTTAGCAGGTGTTCAAATCTTATGGCTATTTTCTACCAGCTATTATAGTTTCGATGCTTCTTACAACCGGTCCAAAAGCGTTCTTGTTGGCCTTGGCATTACCTCTTGGCCAATCGGCAATCTCTCTAGCAATTGACAAGGTGTGGGGAAAGGCAGAAGATGGTCCACGAACCAAGACTAAGGCCAGGAAGAGAGAATTCACAAGGTCGAATTGGGGGTTTGGAAGGCGATGGCAGGATCAAGGTAGTGAGGATGAGGAAGGAAACAATGGTTATCAGTCATGGGTGTCAGCAGATACTGGTGTTACTGGAGCAACAACCTCTGGAACTAGTTTAGGGGGATGGGATGAACTAGATATACATGGCAGAGGCAACACTAATGGCTATGCGAGACGCCAAAGAGAAGGACCATCAAAAAAAGATTTATCCCAGTTTAAGCCCACTAGAAAGGGGAAGTTGTCCAAGAGGGGAAGGTACAAGGACGAGCCTCTGTTGTTAAGACTGTTGATTGCAATTTTCCCATTCTTGGCATCTTGGACCAGGATATTGTGATAAATTGAACAGTTTAAACGTTGTGATATCGTTTCAAACTGTTCATTCCTCATTGATGAACATAGAGAGCACGATATCTCTTCTGAAGTACTTACTGGCCAACCAACTCAACAAATTGTTTTGTCTCACCTTCTGTTGAAATCCTTTAACACATGACCTCCCTTTGGCACCTTGTATTGTCCTGGCATGTGTTTGGCAAAACTCGGTCTCAATGTAAATAAAACCCCATTTCATGAATATTTTCATAGCTTGTGGCTATACCTTGGTCCACTTGGTCTTAAAGTTAATTCTCAACGGGTGTAAAATATCTAGTTGGATATTTGACTTCTCTCATGTAAAGGGTCGTTATATTAGAGCAAAATGTTTTTCATAATTTATCTGTCTGTATCTAGTCAGGAGGCCGATGATACTGGATTGCTTGAGATGATTGTTATCCTCTTTTACT
Coding sequences within it:
- the LOC122016092 gene encoding uncharacterized protein LOC122016092, which codes for MIRCDLLSSPPPPLPSSNPNPSSLHRNPTLVLCPKLSSPISRCGARRSSSFCQVTGGDGGGSSSGDENAEPIRAGRFKFRDGSRRGGDQDEGNPWRSKKRRWWSDDSQIDVDEDFEDFDDDPTDPWDMIWIFKVFKSYGYFLPAIIVSMLLTTGPKAFLLALALPLGQSAISLAIDKVWGKAEDGPRTKTKARKREFTRSNWGFGRRWQDQGSEDEEGNNGYQSWVSADTGVTGATTSGTSLGGWDELDIHGRGNTNGYARRQREGPSKKDLSQFKPTRKGKLSKRGRYKDEPLLLRLLIAIFPFLASWTRIL